The sequence TGTTTAAGCTGTTCGGTCGGCGTCATATACTCCTTGCCGCTCCGCTCTGCTTGTGCTGCTTTTCGGTAGTCACTGACCCATCTCCGTAAGGAGCTAGGAGGTACATCCATCTCCCTGCATAAGTCAGTTTGTTTCTTACCTTCCTCTACTACTAATTTAACAAGATGTTCCTTTAATTTATCATCGATTCGTTTACTCATAAGGACACACTCCGATCAGTTAGTTGGTTAACTCTATCCAAACACGCTCATTGGGTTGTGTCCACTTTCTATACTAGCTTCAGAACCGCTCGACTTCGTTCGAAAACCGCTCAACCTTCGTCCGGAACCGCTCAACTTCGTCTGAAAACCGCTCAACCTATACGCCTATCCGGCTTGCATACTCTCATAAAAGCAAAACCTTAATTGGTCAAAAGCATTCAGCGCGACATAATACATCTTGAAACTTGCTATTTACCCACGTAATCCAAACATCATAAAAAACGGTCTAGAGCGAGCAAGCTCCAAACCGTTTCCGCGTTTCTATTGTCCAGCTTCGGTGCTAAGCAACTCGCCTACGCATTTCTATTGTCTAGCTTCAACGGCCAGTGCCTCGGGTCATAAGCAAACCCGGCTTTGTGGCAAAGAGCG is a genomic window of Sporosarcina oncorhynchi containing:
- a CDS encoding transposase, which translates into the protein MSKRIDDKLKEHLVKLVVEEGKKQTDLCREMDVPPSSLRRWVSDYRKAAQAERSGKEYMTPTEQLKQQRKLEKEIQELKEENEILKKAMHIFSKNPQ